The following proteins are co-located in the Acidimicrobiales bacterium genome:
- a CDS encoding FAD-dependent oxidoreductase, giving the protein MTKQVLIIGGGAGATILANSLNKRDFETTVVSASAQHLFQPALLYIAFSNASAKVTRDERSLLARHVRFVHDAVTHVDLNRQVATTAGGAHLEYDYVVLATGMSPDLSSIPGLSEVDDRYGDYHSSVAQAQKLWRNLDNFEGGTIALGQSFPIIKCPPSPLEGILLADRLLRRRGLREKSHLVYFTPYPRPYPAAPMSELIEPILKDRGIEVFTFFDVDRIDPATQTIHSIEGDQIHYDLPIVIPPFGGAKVTFEPPEVVDADRFVIVDKQTLRVKGTDSAFAIGDGSNVPTSKAGVGAHLEAKVVARTLAGHAATFDGRTNCPFDLGDGRGTFVVGSFDAPVVKAAPSRLKHFMKMAFARIYWLSLRGTLEPIFSAYFALTRPARRPAEPQARV; this is encoded by the coding sequence ATGACAAAACAGGTCCTGATCATCGGCGGCGGCGCCGGCGCCACCATCCTCGCCAACAGCTTGAACAAGCGGGACTTCGAGACGACGGTGGTGAGCGCGTCGGCGCAGCACCTGTTCCAGCCGGCGCTTCTCTACATCGCCTTCTCGAACGCCAGCGCCAAGGTGACCCGTGACGAGCGGTCACTGCTTGCGCGCCATGTTCGCTTCGTCCACGACGCTGTGACGCACGTAGACCTGAACCGCCAGGTCGCCACCACGGCAGGCGGAGCTCACCTCGAATACGACTACGTCGTGCTGGCGACAGGGATGAGCCCGGACCTGTCGTCGATCCCAGGCCTGAGCGAGGTCGACGACCGCTACGGCGACTACCACTCCTCCGTCGCCCAAGCCCAGAAACTGTGGCGCAACCTCGACAACTTCGAGGGTGGCACCATCGCCTTGGGCCAGAGCTTCCCGATCATCAAGTGCCCACCGTCTCCGCTGGAAGGGATCCTGCTGGCGGACCGGCTGCTGCGCCGGCGTGGCCTGAGGGAAAAGAGCCACCTGGTGTATTTCACCCCATACCCGCGGCCCTACCCGGCGGCGCCAATGAGCGAACTGATCGAACCGATCCTGAAAGACCGGGGGATCGAGGTGTTCACCTTCTTCGACGTGGACCGGATTGACCCGGCCACCCAGACGATCCACTCCATCGAGGGAGACCAGATCCACTACGACCTGCCGATAGTCATCCCGCCCTTCGGCGGTGCCAAGGTCACCTTCGAGCCGCCCGAGGTCGTCGACGCGGACCGTTTCGTCATCGTCGACAAACAGACGCTCCGGGTCAAGGGCACCGACAGCGCGTTCGCCATCGGCGATGGCTCCAACGTGCCCACCTCCAAAGCCGGCGTGGGAGCGCACCTGGAGGCGAAGGTGGTCGCCCGGACCCTTGCCGGACACGCGGCGACCTTCGACGGGCGTACGAACTGCCCCTTCGACCTCGGTGACGGACGCGGAACGTTCGTGGTCGGATCATTCGACGCCCCCGTGGTCAAGGCGGCGCCCAGCCGGCTCAAGCACTTCATGAAGATGGCCTTCGCGCGGATCTACTGGCTCAGCCTGCGCGGGACGCTCGAGCCCATCTTTTCCGCCTACTTCGCGCTCACCCGGCCGGCGCGCCGACCGGCAGAGCCGCAGGCGCGGGTCTGA
- a CDS encoding sulfite exporter TauE/SafE family protein has translation MDVTIGAVAAAVVATAVGATVQGSLGFGMNLVSVPVLALVLPKALPVTVIVLGIPVSIGMLRYERHAVDRAGVGWIISGRVPGTVIGAWVVATVSTTILQALAGAIVLALVVASVAIPPLRMRRSTQFAAGLVSGVTGTSAGIGGPPLALLYQHHPGPTMRSTLAAAFTFGTVLSLVTLGAARQVDLGQVLLGVGLAPVVVAGSVAGRRLHGFLDRGWLRPGVLVFAGITAVSALVHALIGHA, from the coding sequence GTGGATGTCACGATTGGGGCGGTCGCAGCGGCGGTGGTGGCGACGGCCGTCGGTGCGACCGTGCAGGGGTCCCTCGGGTTTGGCATGAACCTCGTGAGCGTCCCGGTACTTGCTCTGGTGCTGCCGAAGGCACTGCCGGTGACGGTGATCGTGCTCGGCATTCCGGTCTCGATCGGAATGCTCCGCTACGAACGCCACGCCGTCGACCGGGCCGGCGTCGGGTGGATCATCTCCGGTCGCGTCCCCGGCACCGTCATCGGCGCGTGGGTCGTCGCCACAGTGTCGACGACGATCCTGCAGGCGCTCGCCGGCGCCATCGTGCTGGCTCTCGTGGTGGCGAGTGTGGCGATACCACCGTTGCGGATGCGGCGCAGCACTCAGTTCGCGGCCGGGCTGGTATCGGGCGTGACAGGGACATCGGCCGGCATCGGCGGCCCCCCGCTGGCCCTGCTCTACCAGCATCATCCCGGACCGACCATGCGGTCGACGTTGGCTGCCGCGTTCACCTTCGGCACCGTGCTCTCGCTTGTCACGCTCGGTGCTGCACGACAGGTCGACCTGGGCCAGGTGCTGCTCGGTGTGGGTCTCGCTCCGGTGGTCGTGGCTGGTTCGGTCGCCGGTCGCCGGTTGCACGGGTTCCTCGACCGCGGGTGGTTGCGCCCGGGGGTGCTCGTCTTCGCCGGGATCACAGCCGTGAGCGCGCTGGTGCACGCCCTCATCGGTCATGCGTAA
- a CDS encoding ATP-binding cassette domain-containing protein, which translates to MTEIVVDHLSKDFGPVRAVDDLTFAVPSGEVTGFLGPNGAGKTTTLRCLLGLIAPTSGKALIAGARYSDLAEPARTVGAALEASSFHPGRTARNHLRVLCAAAGLPDRRAEEVLDLTGLTSDADRRVGGYSTGMRQRLALSAALLGDPGYLVLDEPATGLDPAGISWLRELLEYMAHDLGKTVLVSSHLLAEMEHTADRVVIITGGRLVKQGQLEDIINAAGAGVRVRTPSATRMSEVLRDAGLSGELRGEELFVPSTTAERVGHLAYVNGIELSGLAERPADLEAVFLQLTNSDHHQEPASERPAAVTSGRP; encoded by the coding sequence ATGACCGAGATAGTGGTGGACCACCTGTCCAAGGACTTTGGGCCGGTGCGGGCCGTCGACGACCTGACATTCGCGGTGCCGTCCGGGGAGGTCACGGGCTTTCTCGGACCGAACGGAGCCGGCAAGACCACCACGCTGCGATGCTTGCTCGGGCTGATTGCGCCCACGTCCGGCAAGGCCCTCATCGCCGGCGCCCGTTACAGCGATCTGGCCGAACCGGCCCGAACGGTGGGCGCCGCGTTGGAGGCATCGAGCTTCCACCCCGGGCGTACGGCCCGGAATCATCTGCGGGTACTGTGCGCAGCGGCGGGGCTCCCGGATCGAAGGGCTGAAGAAGTCCTCGACCTGACGGGTCTGACCAGTGACGCTGACCGGCGGGTCGGGGGCTACTCGACGGGGATGCGGCAACGGCTGGCGCTGTCCGCTGCTCTGCTCGGTGACCCCGGCTACCTGGTACTGGACGAACCGGCAACCGGTCTCGATCCGGCCGGTATCAGCTGGCTGCGCGAGCTCCTCGAGTACATGGCGCACGACCTCGGCAAGACGGTCCTTGTATCCAGCCATCTGCTGGCCGAGATGGAACACACCGCCGACAGGGTCGTGATCATCACCGGCGGCCGGCTGGTGAAGCAGGGGCAGCTGGAGGACATCATCAACGCTGCAGGGGCGGGAGTCCGGGTGCGGACCCCCTCAGCGACGCGAATGAGCGAGGTGCTTCGCGACGCGGGCCTGTCCGGTGAACTGCGCGGAGAAGAGCTGTTCGTCCCGAGCACCACTGCCGAACGCGTTGGGCACCTGGCCTATGTCAACGGCATCGAACTGTCCGGGCTAGCGGAACGACCCGCCGACCTCGAAGCTGTCTTCCTCCAGCTCACCAACTCGGACCATCATCAGGAGCCGGCTTCCGAACGACCGGCAGCAGTCACGAGCGGGCGTCCATGA
- a CDS encoding ABC transporter permease subunit — MTRLIRAEVRKLLTTRMLLGLTLGGIVLVAFYVVVIVFTAGNNQAGTNALRSLSDPGSLRAVYGVPFEIGYLMPLIMGVILISGEFRHKTITPTLLVAPRRSRVLTAKAVVAAGTGLAMGLVYTAIAAALGAVLIAARGYPVHIGSYGIPRMLVLMVLGLAVWAVFGLGFGALLKNQTAAVLAALAIVTIVEGLLELFLRWAHLGWAAKVLPSAASSAMVQASNVKAANILPWWGGALTLLAWGVLMVVLGAVFTMRRDVT, encoded by the coding sequence ATGACCAGGCTGATCCGCGCCGAGGTACGAAAGCTGCTCACCACCCGAATGCTTCTGGGTCTCACCCTCGGCGGGATCGTATTGGTTGCGTTCTACGTGGTGGTGATCGTGTTCACCGCTGGCAACAACCAAGCGGGCACCAACGCGTTGAGGAGTCTCTCGGATCCGGGCTCGCTCCGGGCCGTGTACGGCGTTCCCTTCGAGATCGGCTACCTGATGCCACTGATAATGGGCGTGATCCTGATCAGCGGGGAGTTTCGTCACAAGACCATCACCCCGACGCTTCTGGTAGCCCCGCGACGCTCGCGCGTGCTCACAGCAAAAGCAGTAGTCGCCGCCGGCACCGGGTTGGCCATGGGGCTCGTGTACACAGCCATCGCTGCTGCACTCGGCGCTGTGCTGATCGCGGCCCGCGGGTATCCGGTGCACATCGGTTCCTACGGCATACCCCGCATGCTGGTGCTGATGGTCCTCGGCCTCGCCGTTTGGGCAGTCTTCGGGTTGGGGTTCGGGGCGCTGCTCAAGAACCAGACCGCGGCCGTCCTCGCCGCACTGGCCATCGTGACCATCGTCGAAGGACTCCTGGAACTCTTCCTGCGATGGGCGCACCTGGGATGGGCCGCCAAGGTTCTGCCCTCGGCGGCATCGAGTGCGATGGTCCAAGCCTCGAACGTCAAGGCTGCCAACATCCTGCCCTGGTGGGGCGGGGCGCTAACCCTTCTCGCCTGGGGTGTGCTGATGGTTGTACTCGGTGCAGTCTTCACGATGCGCCGCGACGTGACCTGA